The Fortiea contorta PCC 7126 genome has a segment encoding these proteins:
- a CDS encoding RNA-guided endonuclease TnpB family protein, translating into MFLTSSNRVKAEIKLARTYERITNLRDDFLHKLSTRLIKENSIICIEDLRVTNIVKNHKLAMSISDASWSKFVAMLEYKANWHDRILQKVGTFYPSSQTCNHCGFINPLVKDLKLREWSCPSCNNYNSRDENAALNILSEGLRILTAAVGAPDALNACGELVSPGVIQAEIVEAGIA; encoded by the coding sequence ATATTCCTCACAAGTAGTAATCGAGTCAAAGCGGAAATCAAGCTAGCTCGTACCTACGAACGCATTACCAATCTGAGAGATGACTTTCTGCACAAACTTTCGACTCGCCTAATCAAAGAAAACAGCATTATCTGTATTGAAGATTTGCGAGTTACCAACATAGTTAAAAATCACAAATTAGCCATGAGCATTTCTGACGCTAGTTGGTCTAAATTCGTTGCCATGCTGGAATACAAAGCTAACTGGCACGACAGAATCCTACAGAAAGTTGGTACATTTTACCCTTCATCTCAGACTTGTAATCATTGTGGTTTCATTAACCCATTGGTTAAAGATTTAAAGTTGCGTGAATGGTCTTGCCCTAGTTGTAATAATTACAATTCGAGAGATGAGAATGCGGCTTTGAACATATTAAGTGAAGGATTGAGAATATTAACAGCAGCCGTCGGTGCGCCGGATGCTCTAAACGCCTGTGGAGAACTTGTAAGTCCTGGAGTCATCCAGGCAGAGATCGTTGAAGCAGGAATCGCGTGA
- a CDS encoding PriCT-2 domain-containing protein, whose product MPTQGKRPLGYRWEQYPFTPQSLREQLTRTGKVKVRDRTCFLYAAQPTGIGLLCGQNSQEFLVSVDCDGFSAYEQIRAIAPEPLPPTIAFTSGRPGRAQYLFKILELPQYKRLKSRKIATTPGEALELRGTNLQSVLPPSAHPITGYYRWLPGCRPDQVELATAPLWVIEQMSLSTKPQQTQYLNHHYPTQPTLKPTHIDVEKALLLLEVIHPRFADDYDSWIKVGMALKSVSPNLLPAWDKWSQLSPKYKLGECQYKWDSFKKWGITVRTLYRLANLS is encoded by the coding sequence GTGCCAACACAAGGAAAAAGACCTCTAGGATACCGATGGGAGCAATATCCTTTCACACCCCAATCTTTACGAGAACAACTTACTCGTACAGGAAAAGTTAAGGTGCGCGATCGCACATGTTTTCTATACGCAGCACAGCCTACGGGTATTGGTTTGCTGTGCGGTCAAAATTCTCAAGAATTCCTGGTATCTGTAGACTGTGATGGTTTTAGTGCCTACGAGCAAATTAGAGCGATCGCTCCTGAACCTCTACCCCCTACAATAGCATTTACATCGGGGCGACCTGGAAGAGCGCAGTACCTATTCAAAATTCTAGAACTGCCCCAATACAAACGGCTCAAATCTAGGAAAATCGCCACTACTCCCGGAGAAGCCCTAGAACTTCGAGGTACCAACTTACAATCAGTGCTACCTCCATCAGCACATCCCATTACCGGATATTATCGTTGGCTACCTGGATGTCGCCCCGATCAAGTAGAGTTGGCAACAGCACCTTTGTGGGTGATTGAGCAGATGTCTCTATCTACAAAACCACAGCAAACACAGTACCTTAATCATCATTACCCTACACAACCAACCCTAAAACCAACACATATTGATGTAGAGAAAGCACTGCTACTACTAGAGGTAATTCATCCCAGATTCGCTGATGACTATGACTCGTGGATAAAAGTAGGAATGGCTCTCAAATCCGTCAGTCCTAATTTGCTCCCTGCTTGGGACAAATGGAGTCAATTGTCTCCCAAATACAAACTCGGAGAATGTCAATATAAATGGGATTCTTTTAAGAAATGGGGCATAACAGTGCGAACTCTCTACCGATTAGCAAATCTTTCTTAA
- a CDS encoding type IV secretory system conjugative DNA transfer family protein, which yields MSKNNFIQDIQNPQSPIGKYTSSLFSPNGIILAGCLLGIAAFSIFSGGKKGKLATSYFGGGKETAKAKKKALKQVTAPKCDSATLYIGRHKFKDGRTKGEKGSGGTPLYIPDVQRGTAVIGAPGSGKSFSAINPMIYSAIDQGFPIVLYDFKYPTQAKVANYAKKMGYEVHVFAPGFPESEVCNPLDFLRDATDAETARQLATVINKNFKMMASSNEDAFFGPAGDQLTEAILMLTKGMQYPDIMTAAAILSSDRMVERLMAANLNPWIKISFGQLFSSAGSEKTIAGIAGTASLMFTRFMKKNTLGCFVGKTTLPLEIKGKQMIIFGLDRERRDAVGPLLCSILHMTVARAIAKKRKDPLVVVLDEVPSLYLPDLFKWLNESRSEGFCGILGWQNMGQLEKYYGKEVAKTMLGACGTKFIFNPGEEESARLFSAYLGDEEIKYKQKSKSTGGGKTSTSISDQDKTRKLFEPAQFLKLPPGKCIFINPAYSNKDEASVPLLKAIKVPKALINIEQANDSGWEKLIIELTKKSTQKRPTQSDLDKRVAEVDKLFPIPQQPVQAGAVPLPVDAYKGFL from the coding sequence ATGAGCAAGAATAACTTTATTCAAGACATCCAAAATCCTCAGTCTCCCATAGGCAAATATACAAGCAGCTTATTTAGTCCTAATGGCATAATCCTTGCAGGATGTTTATTAGGGATTGCAGCTTTCTCCATATTTTCTGGAGGAAAGAAGGGCAAACTGGCTACCAGCTACTTTGGAGGAGGAAAGGAGACGGCTAAAGCCAAAAAGAAGGCTCTCAAACAAGTTACAGCCCCCAAATGCGATAGTGCCACACTATATATTGGCAGACACAAGTTTAAGGATGGCAGAACAAAAGGGGAGAAGGGGAGTGGAGGGACACCACTATACATACCCGATGTTCAAAGAGGAACCGCCGTCATTGGAGCGCCTGGAAGTGGCAAATCTTTCTCTGCTATTAACCCAATGATTTACTCTGCCATTGACCAGGGCTTTCCCATCGTCTTGTACGACTTTAAATATCCCACGCAAGCCAAGGTTGCTAACTATGCCAAGAAAATGGGTTACGAGGTGCATGTGTTTGCCCCCGGTTTCCCAGAAAGTGAGGTGTGCAACCCTTTAGATTTCTTGCGAGATGCGACTGATGCTGAAACCGCCCGTCAGTTAGCCACGGTTATCAACAAAAACTTTAAAATGATGGCTTCCAGCAACGAGGATGCTTTCTTTGGTCCGGCGGGCGACCAGTTGACAGAAGCCATTTTGATGCTGACCAAAGGAATGCAGTATCCAGACATTATGACTGCGGCTGCTATTCTTAGTAGCGATCGCATGGTAGAACGTTTGATGGCAGCTAACCTCAATCCGTGGATCAAGATTTCCTTCGGTCAGTTGTTCAGTTCTGCTGGTTCTGAGAAAACCATAGCAGGTATCGCTGGTACTGCCAGTTTGATGTTTACCCGATTCATGAAGAAAAACACCTTGGGCTGTTTTGTGGGTAAGACTACTCTACCTTTAGAAATTAAGGGTAAGCAGATGATTATCTTCGGTTTGGATAGGGAACGCAGAGATGCAGTAGGACCGCTATTGTGCAGTATATTGCACATGACAGTAGCTAGAGCGATCGCCAAAAAACGCAAAGACCCCCTCGTGGTCGTATTAGATGAAGTACCCTCCCTATACCTCCCAGACCTGTTTAAATGGCTCAACGAATCCCGTAGTGAGGGTTTCTGCGGTATCCTCGGCTGGCAGAACATGGGACAGCTTGAGAAATACTACGGTAAAGAAGTAGCCAAAACCATGTTAGGTGCCTGCGGTACTAAGTTCATCTTCAACCCAGGAGAAGAAGAATCAGCGCGTCTGTTTAGCGCTTACCTGGGAGATGAGGAAATCAAATACAAGCAGAAATCAAAAAGCACCGGGGGAGGTAAAACCAGTACATCAATATCAGACCAGGATAAAACACGGAAGCTGTTTGAGCCAGCACAGTTTTTGAAGCTACCTCCAGGGAAGTGCATATTTATCAATCCAGCATACTCCAATAAAGATGAAGCTTCTGTACCATTGTTGAAAGCAATTAAAGTCCCAAAAGCCCTGATAAATATTGAGCAAGCTAATGATAGCGGGTGGGAGAAATTGATAATTGAGTTAACCAAAAAAAGCACTCAGAAACGTCCTACTCAGTCAGATTTAGACAAGCGAGTTGCTGAGGTAGATAAACTGTTCCCTATCCCTCAACAACCTGTTCAAGCAGGCGCTGTACCTCTGCCAGTGGATGCTTATAAAGGATTTTTGTAA
- a CDS encoding GIY-YIG nuclease family protein → MYVYLLHFNKPINPNRPAQHYLGFTKDLDERIREHRKGKGARLTQVATQRGISFKVAEVWKGDRCLEKQLKRQKNSRRFCPICHSNF, encoded by the coding sequence ATGTACGTTTACTTGTTGCACTTTAACAAACCAATTAATCCCAATCGACCTGCACAGCATTATTTAGGATTTACCAAAGACTTAGACGAACGCATCCGAGAACACAGAAAAGGAAAAGGCGCTCGTTTAACTCAAGTTGCTACCCAGCGGGGTATCAGCTTCAAAGTAGCAGAAGTGTGGAAAGGCGATCGCTGTCTAGAAAAACAACTAAAACGCCAGAAAAACAGCCGTCGTTTCTGCCCAATTTGTCATAGTAATTTTTAA
- a CDS encoding IS4 family transposase, translating to MLYQKHLKSQLSLAEYLLLKILIHLLQSIKEVTLEKLANALPLGIKFESRRKRIQRFLSLPNLTIEKVWLPIIQELIANYFQNEKIIYIAIDRTNWSRINLLMVSVIWDKRAIPIYFSLLPKLGSSNLTEQQKILSPVIAILKDYKICVLGDREFCSVKLAKYLQSKDVYFCLRLKKNEFVEIKQDMFMELSSLGLTPGVSFFIKGVKVTKTQGFISFNVAGKWQRKINGVAPKEAWFILTNFDTLESAIAAYKKRFDIEEMFRDFKTGGYNLENTNVQGERFISLVLLIAIAYTSATINGQLIKRKGIQKYIARIKERSRSQRRHSSFYIGLYGQTWVHFKDSCIDLVTQLMRINRNKWKHYQQGLRAMKLIESIL from the coding sequence ATATTGTACCAAAAGCACTTAAAAAGTCAATTGAGTTTAGCAGAATATCTGTTGCTAAAAATTTTGATACATCTGTTGCAGTCAATCAAAGAAGTAACTTTAGAAAAATTAGCGAATGCGCTACCTTTGGGAATTAAATTTGAAAGCAGAAGAAAAAGAATACAAAGATTTTTATCATTACCAAATCTCACAATTGAAAAAGTTTGGTTGCCAATTATTCAAGAACTAATAGCAAACTACTTCCAGAATGAAAAAATTATTTATATAGCAATTGATAGGACTAATTGGAGTCGGATAAACTTATTAATGGTCAGCGTGATTTGGGATAAAAGAGCCATACCAATATATTTTAGTTTGCTGCCCAAATTAGGTAGTAGTAATCTCACGGAACAGCAGAAAATATTATCGCCAGTTATAGCAATATTGAAAGATTATAAAATCTGTGTGTTGGGGGATAGAGAATTTTGCTCGGTAAAACTAGCAAAGTACCTTCAGAGCAAGGATGTATATTTTTGTTTGCGATTGAAAAAGAATGAATTTGTAGAAATTAAACAAGATATGTTTATGGAGTTAAGCAGTTTAGGATTAACTCCTGGAGTATCTTTTTTTATCAAGGGAGTTAAGGTAACAAAGACTCAGGGTTTTATCAGTTTTAATGTGGCTGGTAAGTGGCAACGTAAAATTAACGGAGTAGCACCCAAAGAAGCATGGTTTATTTTAACAAATTTTGACACCCTAGAGTCAGCAATTGCTGCTTACAAAAAGCGATTTGATATTGAAGAAATGTTTAGAGATTTCAAAACAGGTGGCTATAACTTAGAAAACACTAATGTTCAAGGTGAACGTTTTATTTCTCTAGTTTTGTTGATAGCGATCGCTTACACCTCTGCAACAATTAATGGTCAACTTATTAAACGCAAAGGAATCCAAAAATATATAGCTCGGATTAAAGAAAGGAGTCGTTCTCAACGGAGACACAGTAGTTTTTATATCGGCTTATATGGTCAAACATGGGTACATTTCAAGGATAGCTGTATTGATTTAGTCACACAATTAATGAGAATTAATCGTAATAAGTGGAAGCATTATCAACAAGGTTTAAGAGCCATGAAGCTTATTGAATCTATATTGTAG
- a CDS encoding HIRAN domain-containing protein: MKTTKTLFLAWQDPISRFWFPIGRLTFDKRIYEFVYIQGVKEAELKSGFKPLSSFPRLDEIYTSTQLFPVFANRLMSRSRPDYSSFIEWLNIANDENDPMTILARSGGERETDTLAVFPCPEVDEQGQYHLYFFSHGLRHLPSSAIERINQLEFGEKLWLAHEFQNSYDSQALILNTEDHYIVGYCPRYLLAEVFEWLRQNSHLEVRIECVNKPPTPLQFRLLCKMSVDAQDDFRLFASRQYQPLIAEITTAI; the protein is encoded by the coding sequence TTGAAGACAACAAAAACATTATTCTTAGCTTGGCAAGACCCTATTAGTCGCTTTTGGTTTCCTATTGGTCGGTTAACATTTGACAAACGTATCTATGAATTTGTCTATATTCAAGGTGTAAAAGAAGCCGAATTAAAATCTGGTTTTAAACCTTTGTCTTCATTTCCGCGCTTAGATGAAATCTATACATCAACTCAATTATTTCCAGTGTTTGCTAATCGGTTAATGTCGCGATCGCGTCCTGATTACTCAAGTTTTATTGAATGGCTCAATATTGCGAATGATGAAAATGACCCAATGACAATTTTAGCCCGCAGTGGTGGTGAACGAGAAACAGATACACTCGCCGTTTTTCCTTGTCCAGAAGTTGATGAACAAGGACAGTACCATCTTTACTTTTTTTCGCATGGACTGCGACATTTACCAAGTAGTGCGATTGAGCGGATTAATCAGCTGGAATTTGGGGAAAAGTTATGGCTAGCTCACGAATTTCAAAATTCCTATGATTCTCAGGCTTTAATTTTAAACACTGAAGACCATTACATTGTTGGTTATTGTCCGCGATACTTGCTTGCAGAAGTTTTTGAGTGGCTGCGACAAAATTCTCACTTAGAGGTGCGGATAGAGTGTGTCAATAAACCTCCAACACCGCTACAGTTTCGCCTACTGTGTAAAATGAGTGTCGATGCTCAAGATGATTTTCGCCTCTTCGCCAGTCGTCAGTATCAGCCCTTAATTGCGGAAATTACAACCGCGATCTAA
- a CDS encoding DEAD/DEAH box helicase: MSYREYQQQFNKALEDEIKALRKSGGQKTFLSDGSFLVKRGRQYIYSFTTDTELRFPDDTPVDLEYKGKKYSGILVSVEGFDIILALQQNLGNSIPTAILYTSPWFLLEELKKRLLESSNLKGANRSLAEMLLGEKSETNPSTSNTKKLLNQIEPRLQKPIGCNEYQKTAVDKVLNHQVSFIWGPPGTGKTKTLGITVAALVQAGESVLVVAHSNTAVDTAMKSVAEYLQGAPIYENGLVLRYGVATPGSLKEFSQLHVREVARQQNPKLIEQIERLERQRKDLVKRSRIEKLTELQRQSIQNEIATVKQALQPFKEQLKQKETELIKQATVVGCTLSKAAIAKEIYQRRFDAIVVDEASMAYIPHCAYVSTLANRRIAIFGDFRQLGPISQAETEAAQQWLQRDIFDEAGITLKVNRGQIDSRMALLKTQYRMNPAISKIPNQLFYNGQLQDGSGVEQRTMPIVQSQPHPGSALIVYDLSKLSAFCFKEQQSHSRFNIISALVAVNLAYQSTQINNSSVGIIAPYNAQARLIQRLLQDLHLTDKSVRVATVHRFQGAEQNLIIFDAVEGLPQAKAGKLVTGGTQSTAMRLANVAVSRAQGKFISLFNYQYIQQKLDSFNIFRKFVDRIYAQANIQSLTWALQPLSDLPGLTYFSKSQDTLQQIKLDLLATKEEVAIAWPNSTSNHQFPLATLKQCNSRGVRFFITGQSRNSIATGLQNTHLWDNQANTSIGLIGIDRKCLWVYLNPTSPLASVIRIDLPQTTKLLYSFLRLVPEQDPGSITSKINQGENPFGQCPDCGQPRWYSRTEYGAYITCSKNPHHSRRKMNEKDTTLLMRFMNINCSVCKQQASAYKSYKGIYIGCSQRNCGWSTSLESLI; this comes from the coding sequence ATGAGTTATCGAGAATACCAACAACAGTTTAATAAAGCACTTGAAGATGAGATTAAAGCATTACGAAAAAGCGGTGGACAAAAAACATTTTTGAGTGATGGTTCATTTTTAGTTAAACGCGGCCGTCAATATATATATTCATTTACAACCGATACTGAACTGCGTTTTCCTGATGATACTCCAGTAGATTTAGAGTATAAAGGCAAAAAATATAGTGGAATTTTAGTTTCCGTTGAAGGCTTTGATATTATTTTGGCATTACAGCAAAATTTAGGAAATTCAATTCCTACAGCTATACTCTATACCTCTCCCTGGTTTTTATTGGAAGAACTAAAAAAGCGGTTGCTAGAAAGCTCTAATCTAAAGGGAGCTAATAGAAGCCTAGCGGAAATGTTACTAGGGGAGAAAAGTGAAACTAACCCTTCAACAAGCAATACCAAAAAATTGTTAAATCAAATTGAGCCGCGATTACAAAAACCAATAGGTTGTAATGAATATCAGAAAACTGCTGTTGACAAGGTACTTAATCACCAAGTCAGTTTTATTTGGGGTCCACCAGGAACAGGGAAAACTAAAACTTTGGGAATCACTGTAGCTGCACTGGTTCAAGCTGGTGAGTCAGTTTTGGTGGTAGCTCATAGCAACACTGCTGTTGATACAGCTATGAAAAGTGTAGCTGAGTATTTGCAAGGTGCGCCTATTTATGAAAATGGTCTAGTGTTGCGCTATGGAGTTGCGACCCCTGGTAGTCTAAAAGAGTTTTCGCAGTTACACGTTAGAGAAGTAGCACGTCAGCAGAATCCAAAACTTATAGAGCAAATAGAACGGTTAGAAAGACAACGCAAAGATTTAGTCAAGCGATCGCGTATTGAAAAGCTAACCGAACTGCAACGTCAAAGTATCCAAAATGAGATTGCAACTGTTAAACAAGCTTTGCAACCCTTCAAAGAACAGTTAAAGCAGAAAGAAACTGAACTGATTAAACAAGCAACAGTAGTTGGCTGCACCTTATCTAAAGCAGCGATCGCTAAAGAAATCTACCAACGCCGTTTTGATGCCATAGTAGTGGACGAGGCGAGTATGGCTTATATTCCGCACTGTGCTTATGTCAGCACCCTTGCTAATCGTCGTATTGCTATTTTTGGTGATTTTCGTCAGTTAGGGCCTATTTCACAAGCAGAGACAGAAGCAGCACAGCAATGGCTACAACGAGATATCTTTGACGAAGCTGGTATTACTCTCAAGGTAAATAGGGGACAAATTGACTCACGGATGGCGCTATTAAAAACACAGTACCGTATGAATCCAGCTATTTCTAAAATACCAAATCAGCTTTTTTACAATGGGCAACTGCAAGATGGCTCTGGTGTGGAGCAAAGGACGATGCCGATTGTCCAGAGTCAGCCACATCCAGGATCAGCCCTAATAGTATATGACTTGAGCAAACTTTCGGCTTTTTGTTTTAAAGAACAGCAGTCTCATAGCCGTTTTAATATCATTTCAGCCTTAGTAGCAGTCAATCTAGCTTACCAAAGTACCCAGATTAATAATTCTAGTGTGGGTATCATTGCTCCTTACAATGCCCAAGCACGTTTAATACAACGTTTGCTGCAAGATTTACACCTTACGGACAAGTCTGTAAGAGTTGCTACAGTTCATCGCTTTCAAGGAGCAGAACAGAATCTAATTATTTTTGATGCTGTTGAAGGTTTACCACAAGCTAAGGCAGGAAAATTAGTTACAGGTGGAACGCAAAGTACAGCTATGCGGCTTGCCAATGTTGCTGTTAGTAGAGCGCAAGGTAAATTTATTAGTTTATTTAATTATCAATATATTCAGCAAAAACTTGACTCCTTTAATATTTTTCGCAAATTTGTTGACCGTATATATGCTCAAGCTAATATCCAATCACTGACATGGGCTTTACAACCACTCAGCGATTTACCTGGATTAACTTACTTTTCCAAAAGCCAGGATACTTTACAACAAATAAAGTTGGATTTACTTGCAACTAAGGAAGAAGTAGCTATAGCTTGGCCAAACTCCACTAGCAATCATCAGTTTCCTTTAGCTACATTAAAGCAGTGTAATTCTCGTGGTGTCCGATTTTTTATCACAGGTCAAAGCCGCAATTCTATTGCTACTGGACTACAAAATACTCATCTTTGGGATAATCAGGCTAATACTAGTATCGGTTTAATTGGTATTGACCGTAAGTGCTTGTGGGTATACTTGAATCCGACTTCACCATTGGCATCAGTTATTCGGATAGATTTACCACAAACTACAAAATTATTGTATAGCTTTTTACGCTTAGTACCTGAACAAGATCCAGGTTCCATAACAAGTAAAATCAATCAAGGCGAAAATCCGTTTGGTCAATGCCCTGATTGCGGACAACCTCGCTGGTATAGCCGTACTGAATATGGAGCTTATATTACTTGTTCTAAAAATCCTCACCATTCTCGCAGGAAAATGAATGAGAAAGATACAACGCTTTTGATGAGATTTATGAACATTAACTGTTCAGTATGTAAGCAACAAGCAAGTGCTTACAAAAGCTATAAAGGTATTTATATAGGCTGCTCACAACGAAATTGTGGCTGGTCAACATCACTAGAATCATTAATTTAA
- a CDS encoding helix-turn-helix transcriptional regulator: protein MTDTTPYKPVDNISKALRLMRVFYDLTQKDLALKLGISKSHLSEIESANKTPTLDILKGYSEIFEVSMSSIIFFAENVDSNVDLDLTTEFVDTKIIAMLKFIKLRNLSRNNHISSET, encoded by the coding sequence ATGACTGATACTACTCCCTATAAACCTGTAGATAATATCTCCAAAGCTTTGAGGTTAATGAGAGTATTCTACGATTTAACACAGAAGGATTTAGCGTTAAAACTAGGAATATCTAAATCCCATCTCTCAGAAATAGAATCAGCAAATAAAACACCAACCCTTGATATACTTAAAGGCTATTCAGAGATTTTTGAAGTATCAATGTCCTCAATCATATTTTTCGCAGAAAACGTTGATAGTAACGTTGACCTTGACCTGACAACAGAATTTGTGGATACAAAAATTATAGCTATGCTCAAGTTCATCAAGCTCAGAAATT
- a CDS encoding HNH endonuclease — protein MPIVRQRYPSNWNEISIAVREAARWRCQHCSRLCFRPGEKPKTLTRAEWTMATLTVHHADFVPENNNFDNLIALCAPCHLALHARTKRSNVSPGQLSLW, from the coding sequence ATGCCGATAGTTCGACAAAGATATCCAAGTAACTGGAACGAAATTTCTATTGCAGTCAGAGAAGCTGCTAGATGGAGGTGTCAGCACTGCTCGCGCCTTTGTTTTCGTCCTGGAGAAAAACCTAAAACTCTGACTCGCGCAGAATGGACGATGGCAACTCTCACAGTCCATCACGCAGACTTTGTTCCTGAGAACAACAACTTTGACAATTTGATTGCTTTGTGCGCTCCCTGCCACTTGGCGCTGCACGCTAGAACTAAACGTTCAAACGTCTCTCCAGGACAGCTATCATTATGGTGA